The Gossypium arboreum isolate Shixiya-1 chromosome 2, ASM2569848v2, whole genome shotgun sequence region ACATACTATACCATTGAACCCTAAACCACAAACTTAAAATATATTCTACCATTGAACCCTAAACCATAGgccttaaaccttaaatattaaaccctaaacccaaaaataaatttaatcaatattaagtacTGCTTCCACAATTTATTCACTACaccaaaacaggtttttagcggcgtttgaatgAAAAACGCTGTTAAAGAATGAACATTAGCTGCGCTTTacaaaaaacgccacaaaaaatttAACACAACCGTTGAGCCTTTAGTGGCTTTAGCGAtgctttttaaaaacgccgctaaagatcgagtactagcggcattttttttaaaaacaatgcTATATGTACacatttagcggcgctttttagaaaacgccgctaatgcttgatATTTAGCAGCATTTTTTGAAAAAAGCCGCAAAAGAATTTTGCAAAATGCCATCGTCAgcttttagtggctttagcggtgctttttaaaaatgccgctaaagatcgAGTATTAGCGACGGTTTTTTAtgaaacgccgctataggtacacctttagcggcgctttttagaaaacgtcgctaatgctcgatctttagtggcattttttgaaaaaatgCCGCAAAAGGATTTTGCAAAACGCTATCGTTTTGTATTGAgcttttagtggctttagcggtgctttttaaaaaacgccacaaaaaatgaaaaaattataatactgttatttaaaataattttaaagatttttagtatatgactaattgtttttaaatttatatgttaaatatttttatataattgtaaagagataatattaattttaaaatattgaattaattatcattatagtttagggtttacggtatatggttaagggtttaatgtttatgagttattattttaaggtttatgggtttagggattatggttcaCTGCAGCAAAATtaatttttagcggcgttttttaaggtCTTTAGCGGCGCTTAAAAGCGCCGCCAAAACTATTTACGGcgcttaaaagcgccgctaaaactatttgcggcgtttttacatgcgccgcaaaaaacgccgctatagacggTGCCACTAAAGTTTGtggcgtttatttaaaaaaatgccgctaaagatcatgacctttagcggcgcttttcccacaaatgccgctaaaggtaatgaaattttaaaaaaaattcaaatattataaaaatcatgaaagatataaaaatttaaaattcattatcaaaatattgagaagaataatatccatgatataaatataaaaattttctattaaaatttattatcaaattaaattttctattaaaattttaactaaaaatattgaaataaaaataaaaatttagaatcaaaactaaaattctTCCGAAAACATTAGGATCCTTGATGAATGCATACCGTACAAATGAGATTGATAAACTAGGCATGAACAAAAGCACTTTAAGAAAATATTTGCATACTCTAGTCTTAAATAATCTCCATGTGATATACATAATTGTTTTTTGCTGAACTCTACTCCAAGGCGTTGGAATCTTTCACATGCCTTGATTGTATCATCCAGGGTGATGCCAATATGTCCTGAAAAAAGCAAAAGGGCATTTTTAGTACCTAAGAAATCCCAAAAACTCCTTCAATACACAATCCACATATTACAAGAGGCAAGGACTATTCATACCAGAGCCTAAAGGTTCTGAATTCCCGGTTTGGTATCCTTCGAACTCCTGGTCACTTTCAGTATCCCAATTACTGTATAGGAAACATTCAAGTGTTAAACACACTGCAAGGCAGAGGAATAATGATTAACTGTTCTATCAATTGGATCACTTGAATCTAATGAAACATCCTACATCCAAGGAAAACATGCATTTTGAACCAAACATCATTGTTATTACCAAAATGGCGACACTTAAAACCAACAACTGAAAGATGCAACTAGCTAGCATAATGAGCCACTAAGAAATGAGACTAA contains the following coding sequences:
- the LOC108467343 gene encoding lactoylglutathione lyase-like, with amino-acid sequence MSNWDTESDQEFEGYQTGNSEPLGSGHIGITLDDTIKACERFQRLGVEFSKKQLCISHGDYLRLEYANIFLKCFCSCLVYQSHLYGMHSSRILMFSEEF